In the genome of Paramormyrops kingsleyae isolate MSU_618 chromosome 5, PKINGS_0.4, whole genome shotgun sequence, the window ACTAGGTCTTGTGCAACATTTCTTTCTATGTGAACTATGGAAATCTTATCCTTCGCATGGTAGTAAAAAACAGACATATTACGATGTACCAAGTGAAGCGTGCCAATAAAGACACAGTGCGGCAATTTAGGATACACAAATAACCCCATAAATTTTTCTAACTCACTCTGCTTAGCAATCACAGCATCCCACTATATGAGGCTTGAGCCTCTTGCTGATGTGGTTAAGACTGCTGCCTTTAGTGTGGGAGAACAAGATTGGCATCTGTTTCGCTTCAGAATGAAATTTCTTATGTTTGCCTGGTCTGTCCTAGAGTACGCCGTAACTCTGGGGGGGACACTATTCAGTCTACAAACCTTACTACACGGACCTTGACCTCTTGGTGACACATTGGTCATTGGCACTGGAGATCAGGCATAGATGTTCACCATGACTTTCCCAAGATATGTTGAAAACACAGATCAGTGCATGAAATCAGATGTCAGGCTTATGGAAAAATCACCTTCTTTCTCAAATGCTTTCAGGCCCATAAATGGTTATAATTCTTAATTCTTTTGAGGTTTTCTGGACTCACCATAGCCCATATCCTGGAGGCAGTCACAAATCACTCGTTGACTTTAAAGGGCAGAAATATTTCTGCTTGATAACCGTGTAACAACATGCTGTATTTTGTAACTCTTCTCTCCATGGGCTGGAAAGCGGGTCATCAGCCCTACTAACACAGTCCGCTCCTGTCCCCCAGGAGACAATAATCTCATCATGTACAAAAAGCAACACGCGAGCGCCAATCACACAGAGCCGAGTGTCCATGAGAGCATTCCAGGATTTGTAGCCCCAACACCGCATTCACTCAAACAAAGTCTGTTCCAAACCACAGCTACCTTAAATGCTGCcaagtgcaaaaaaaaacaaggaaaaaaaaactaaactttgTTCCCTCCCAGTTCTTCTCAGTTTTTGTGAATTTCATACAAATGCAGAATATCCCCTCAGGAAAACTCAGGAACAACGTGCTTCATGTTTCGCAGGTTCTTTGTGTCTACTTGGTGtataattttcttttaaaatgccACTAAGTCTATAAAGAATTGAACCAAGAGAAGTCAAAAATAAACCAGCCTGGAGGTGAGGGCTGTACAGAAGATATTCTATACGACAATACCAGACAAATTAAGAGACACTTCTTTAACACAAGCAGTTACATAAAAATAACTGCATTCAAATTATCATCCAAAATGCAAACTGCAAGCTTTAACTGAATGTGTTCTGCCTGATTTCTTTTTCCTAGAATCCCAAAAGTGCAGGGATCTGAGGTATTGATAATCTCGgttgtatatttaaatattgaaCAAATAAGACATAGGTTTGTCCAGTTTGACTATTCATTCTACCTATTGTAAATGGTAACGTGTGATTCTCAGATGTGTTTTATCTTAACAAACTCTAGTGGTGAAGCCAAGTGGTCACCATCTGAAGCTGGCCTTGAAACTGCAGGACTTTGGCAAGGCCATGTTTAAGCCAATGAGGTGAGACTTATCGCTGGAGTGGAACACCAGGGAAGCTCATTGCTGGGGAGGCGTCTTGGTGGTTAGAGAATGTTGACTGAGCATCAGCACTGGCAGTGTCATTCTGGTCGGGCTTTTTCTAACCCTGTTTCACTTCAGGCAAGCGAGGGAGCAGGAAACACCCGAAGActtcttttattttgttgacTTGCAGAGACACAATGCTGAAATAGCCGCCTTCCACCTGGACAGGTGAGTGCGGCAGCGACACAGCTTGGAGATCCTGTAGTTAGTGACTGTCTGCTCtgactttacttgagggggcacaaataacttagtaactcagtcactaattaaatacAATAACTTTGCATTGTGCTTCATATCATATTCTCTACTTTTTATATTTCAATATTCATCTGCATCTGCTTTCCCTCTCAGTTTATATTTACTGATAGTGTATTGCACAGATTTGCAATCATTGCACAATTTTATTCAATTCCATTTCTACTTACTCTATTTTTCTTGATTTATGGTCCATGATGTCTGTAAATGTATGTTACAATACTGCTAAAACAAATTCCTAGTACAGGCAGTTGTACCTGGCCAGTATAGTGAATTCTGAATAATCATGAATAAATATAGTTCCTTcctgaaatacatgaaccattaGGATTgataaatgatgaacaaacatggtaTAAGTAGATAACTAACACTTTGTTTCTGGTTAactaatacattaagtaagagtgtactactacattagtAGTGTCCCCTGAAGAAAAGTGTTGCCAACTGTTCTTAACTGTGCGCAGCTGTGAGTTTTCCATGATGTGATCCTGTTATTAATTATTGCTGTCATAAGCCCTGCCCCAGTCCTTAAGTGAGTAATATCTTCTTTAGTAACCCACATATCCatttccaactgcttatctagTTCAGGATCCTGGCTCAGGGGttcctggagcctattccaatCAGCAAAGTCCACAATGCTGGGAAACGCCCGATGGGGCCCAATGGCAAGCCTACACAATAttgagagaacatgcaaacacagcaCTCTTTGGGGATGTCAGGCAATGTGCTGCCCCCTTCAGCAGTAGTAATTTTGTACGTAGTAAGATCTACTGGAAAAGGTTGGCTGTACAGTAGCCCCTTCACATTTACACATTTGACACTCGCCGTTTTGGTTATTCCCAAACTGACCGTGAACAATTAAACAGGAATATTTCTGAGGCTTGCAGAAACTCGCAGGTGACGCGTAAGCCAAAAACAATACTAAAATGGTTTGGATCAcataaaatcaaatataaatattagtactacataatatttgttagtgtaagtCCTTGCTATATCTGTGAATGTTGAGGGGTTACTGTGTTCAGCTCTTTCCATTAAAAGTAATCATTCACAGTACATCTACTTTTTCCTTATACAAGCTTATTTGGGAGTTCACACTGGTGACTCACGTGCTTTATGGACTGTCATCTCAAAAGAAGACAACTCTGTATTACCATTAATTGTTCAGTTATAATCATAAACTTTTCACATGGTTTTTCTTAAAAGGAGATGCCGTACACATACAGTGATTCCTTTCAGGGATCTAATTATCCATTTAATTACGTTTTGTCAGTAACATTCATTGCACCAGCAAGGCTTTAGCAAGTCTTCTCAGAAACATCAGACTTGGGCAACTGTGCAACGCCCATGTTTCGACACATTAGCCTTGCTTAGCTAACAAGCCTTTCATTTCATCAGAGCTGCTTCATCGTCTAGGATTTACACACTCATCCCTCTGCTTGCTCTGACGTGTGTCACACATTAGCCACATGGTAGGGGGTCCGTgcaataaaacaacaacaaacaatcCCAACACACAAGAACAAAGTGTGTATGTAAAATCTATTCACCAACAGAGAGACAACTTTAATATTACCAAATTCTATTTTCAAACAGCAAGTATGTTAACTGGGTTGGTAAAAGGGATTAGATATGGTGAGTAGGTCTTGTTCCTGAATTTCAGTGGAAGGTGTCTAATCCCAGTGTTTGGTAAAATCAGGTTTAATTGCAGGTGAGCCATGCCAAGCTTTCAGGAACATTCATTAAAGCTCAGTGTGATTATTGTTATTGAGACAGAGTTGAGTGGGGTGCTACAGTGGGGCATCCGGCATGAGTCAGACCGGCAAACTTCAGCTTATACGCCTGTGCCGTGTCCTTAACAACCatactttaaataaaattaagcaaaaaaaaaaagaccaaaacGCAAAGTGTAATGAATATGGCCAATAGACTCTAAATCCTAGTGCAAATCCTGGTGCGAAATAGTGTGGTTGGTGATCTAATGATGAACTCACCCTCTGTGGCTTGCTTTATGAAGGTTTTTCCACAAAACATTTCAGGGTGGTTGCGACAGGACTAGAAGTCGCAATTAATCACTTCAGAAAATCAGTTAATGTCAGAAATCTGTCTTGGCATGGTTCATGATTCATAGTTCACAGTTCACAGCCAGAGACAGCAGGCTGCTGTGGTCTTTCATCTTTCCATGACAGAATAATCGTGAGGCAGCCAGGGAAAGCCAGAAGGTTTCCACAATGACATTTGTGGTTAGAATAATTACAATTGACAGCAGAGATGAGTGTCATCTTGTTATTGAGCATGTAATTAACATTGCTAAAGAGACGTTTCTCATAATCATGTATAAGGCTTCTTctttataaaacataaaattttatagagaaaattaaaacaaaacccgcaacacaaaacacacacacacacacacaaataataaaatgcaaggaaagataaaaaaaaaaggctttcaTCATATGCTTTATTGTGCATTCCATCCTACCTTATCTTTGGAAGATAACACAAAATTTCTCTGACAGAATATTAGATTTTCGGAGAGTGCCCCCTGTGGCTGGGAGGTTGATCAACGTCACCAAGGAAATCCTGTACACTACACACAATGAAGAATTGAAAAGTGTCTTCTTCACCTCTCCAGGTGAGAGTCCAAAAGTTCAGCTGAGCAGTGATGTCAGTCAATTTAAGTCTGACATTGATAACTCAACTTATCAGATACATTACAACACTTTATACGGGCATACTTGCTGGTAGAACAGTACTTCCTGTAGGACTTTATCAGAAAGCTGTAAAAACTGGACTCCACAAAGGCTGTTCTGGAAATGCAGGTATAGTTGGCTCATCATTGCAGCAGGCTGAAAATCACAAACTTCTGGGGTTAGAGGCCTTACCAGCTGCTGTAGCTGCTGTAAACGAAGACAGTGACATGACTAATGTGTGGCAGTTTCAGAGAATCCTTTGGGCGGGGGCATTGTAAAAGCCATAGTGTGAGGGTTTGACCTTGACTTTCCATTGCCTACCTTCCTGCAGCGAACAACACATGTTTCTTCGCCAAGTGTTTGTACATGTGCAAGACAGAATACGCGGTGTGTGGGAGCCCCGACGCTCTGGAGGGCTCCATGTCGGCCTACTTGCCTAGCCTAAGCATCGCCCCGCGCCTCGCCATCCCAAACCCGTGGACTCGCTCCTATACTTTCACTGGGAAAGAAGAGTAAGATGGTCCTCAAGCCACCCACTAAATGCCACATGCTATCACACAGCCGCCCGCTAAATGCCACATACTATCACACAGCCACCCGCTAAATGCCACATACTATCACACAGCCACCCGCTAAATGCCACATACTATCACACAGCCACCCGCTAAATGCCACATACTATCACACAGCCACCCGCTAAATATCACATATAATCACACAGCTACCCGCTAAATGCCACATACTATCACACAGCCACCCGCTAAATGCCACATACTATCACACAGCCGCCCGCTAAATGCCACATACTATCACACAGCCACCCGCTAAATGCCACATACTACCACACAGCTGCCCGCTAAATATCACATACAATCACACAGCCGCTCGCTAAATGCCACGTACTATCACACAGCTGCCCGCTAAATATCACATACAATCACACAGACGCTCGCTAAATGCCACATACTATCACATAGCTGCCCGCTAAATGCCACATTATAGCACACAGCTACCCGCTATATGCCACGTTCTATCAGACAGCCGCCCGCTAAATGCCACATACTACCACACAGCCACCCGCTAAATGCCACATACTATCACACAGCCGCCCGCTAAATGCCACGTACTACCACACAGCCGCCCGCTAAATGCCACGTACTATCACACAGCCGCCCGCTAAATGCCACGTACTACCACACAGCCGCCCGCTAAATGCCACGTACTATCACACAGCCGCCCGCTAAATGCCACGTACTACCACACAGCCGCCCGCTAAATGCCACATGCTATCACACAGCCGCCCGCTAAATGCCACGTACTACCACACAGCCGCCCGCTAAATGCCACGTACTATCACACAGCCGCCCGCTAAATGCCACATACTATCACACAGCCGCCCGCTAAATGCCACATACTAACACACAGCTGCCCGCTAAATATCACATACAATCACACAGCCGCTCGCTAAATGCCACATACTATCACATAGCTGCCCGCTAAATGCCACATTATAGCACACAGCTACCCGCTATATGCCACGTTCTATCAGACAGCCGCCCGCTAAATGCCACGTACTATCACACAGCCGCCCGCTAAATGCCACATACTATCACACAGCCGCCCGCTAAATGCCACATACTACCACACAGCCATCACACCTGTCTCCTAAAGTACCTGCTAGacctatgtgtgtctgtgaaactgtgCATATAGATCTAtgaaaaaagcattttttaCCTATAAAGTAATGCATCACTCTCTGCTCTTACAGATGGGAAGTAAATCcattcttctgtgactctattAAGCAGCTCTATCCATACAACTCTGGGAACAGACTACTTAATATCATAGATATGGCTATATTTGACTTCCTCATAGGTAATATGAGATTACATAgcaaatattatataatattttatatatactgtTTCTTTTCCACTAAATAGATGCCCAGGTGCTATggaaaatatacatatatattatatattttatagaaTATAGAacacacattatatattatttatattttttttctcaggaAATATGGACCGACACCACTATGAAATCTTCACCAAGTTCGGAGATGACAGCTTACTTCTCCACATTGACAACGCCAGGGGGTGCGTAGGTAACAGCAGTGGTTGTTGCACAATGCTGCGCAGGGCGTTTCCTTGGCGCTCTGTCCAGATACACCTCTGCCTCGCCTCTTTCCGCAGGTTTGGGAAACATTCCCACGACGAAATGTCAATACTGGCCCCACTGACGCAGTGCTGCATGTGAGTATACGAGGTGTGGGTCAGCTTGCTGATTGGGGCCAAACAGCTGCTGTTCATGCACCCAAGACACGCTGACCTAGATTCCTGGATCTGCTGCTCGATGCAGAAAGCTCGCCTACATGACACTGTGAAAAATTTACTTAACATCATTAATATAAACTGAAATTAGCCTGGCATGCAAATCATTTGCCGACTGAAAACAATTCACCTAGAAAAGTTTGTTACACTTACGGCTCCACATCATGATGTGATTAAGCCAATGCCTACCACGTTGCCTGAAAGGTTGATTTCACAGTGAACGCCGATTTCTGTGCCGTGGCAGAATCAAAAGGTCGACCCTGCAGCGTCTGAGGCTGCTGTCCGAGGACGACTACCGGCTCAGCGATGTCATGAGGGAGTCTTTGGGCCGGGATGCCTTGCTGTCCATCCTCACGGAGCCGCACCTGCAGGCCCTGGATCGGCGACTGCGGCGCATCCTCCAAGCCGTACGGACCTGCATCAGGAAGCTGGGCGAGACGCAGGTGGTGGCTGTCGACTTTGTGGAGTCGCACGGGGGGACCGTCACCCCCAGTGACATGAGGTAGCACAGGGATCCTGCAGAGGGGGTGACGTGATCCCTGACAGAGAGAAGGTGTACGAAGCACTGGATAACTTAAGACATTGACTCTTATGCACACTTTTTCCTCACAAGCTGATCTGCTAATGCTCCTCTTACTAATTCACTCGATAAGgaaaataaacatgcattttatttacTGGACATATCTTTACGAAGTCTGTGGTTGCCTGGGGTGTGCATCCCTATCATTTGTATATGAAAGTGTGTAAAAATTTACCGAATTTATGAAAAAGTAAATTATTTTTCCCAGAATGTGGAGTGAAAAatagaatatatttttttcattttttttgcaacAAGCTTTTGTCAGTAGTAACTTATATTTCAACTGAGAGAGAGAATTGACCCGAGGCTCCTGAAGACCAGGAAATCGCACTCCTTTTCCATTTCGAAATGTAAAGTGAAAATCTTACAGGTTTTGAGTCAACAGTGCTGTTTCATTATTTGTTCTTAAAGGAATTGTCTTTTACAGTCTTTACGTGTTAATCTCAGACGTTTACATGTATGTTAACCTTGGACATTTACACGTATGTTAACCTCCCATCGCCCAAATGTGTCGGCATTCTAGAAAAGGTAGGCTACTGAGCGACATGGCTGATGGAAAATTAGTAAAAATAAGACAAAAGCTGCATTTATTATAAAAGCTAAGAAGTGTTATTTTCTAAAATATCTGGAACCTAAAAACGTCATTTAGTTTAATTGACATCTCTGTATTACTCATGGTGTGTGATTATGTGTTTGTATGCGACCTGTAACGTTCTGGTATCCAGTTCTGGGTGTACCCTGCCCTGTTTGTACTGGACTTGCTGCAGCCCAGCATTGGATAAACAGTTGTAGAAAATCgatcaatggatggatgacagAGAGCAAATTCATAGCGCTTTTCCTCCAACAAAGAATTGGTTCCTTTCTGGTTGGCAAACCAGTTCAGTTTGGAACCAGATGCCCAACCAGGAACCAGATGGCATTTCCACCAATTTACATTGAGTTTACATTGACCTCTGTGCAGAGGTGTAAAGTTCATGTATTCATACTTCGTCACTATACTTATACTTTTTTTGAATTTGTATAACACTTGAGTATTTTAAGTTGTTGcaacttttactttcacttcaCTACATTTCTGAGCCAAAAACTTTTTACTTGAGTATAGGGCTGCAAAAGTAAAATGTGaatcaagatttttttttcacagaatAGAGATTGCTATTTTCTTTCAACAATATAtttctctttttattattattattattattagtagtagtattatatTTAGCATTGAGATATGCAGACATGCACAGTATTTTCGTTAACATACTGATATTGCCGGCCGATGTTTAGGCCCAAAGTCTATCAGTATTCAAAGTTCGCAGCACCAGAACTAAAGACACAACCActgaaataatggagatgattacACGGGGCGATTTTCCATAGTGGACGACGAGGGATATTGTCGGGTTAGTGAGAGGTCTCAAACTACCAGCctgtgacatgtttataatcCATTATCAGGGTTAAGGCTATTACTCTAATCATTTACTTGAGTAACAGTTTGGTGTGGTGTGTGTACTTTTACTAAAGTAAGAAAGGTGAGTAAATTTTCCACCACTGCCTCTATGTGTTGCTCCTGTAGATCAAATGGTACACGGCCACTCATGATGTCATCAAGGTTCCTGTTTAGGATCTATTTCTTGGTTCTCAACAGAAACCTGGTTTTATTTTGGGGGAAACGTGCAGAACCATTCAAAAATAGGTTTGCGAACTGGAACGGAACCGGTTCTCTATTGGTGGAAAAGCACTATCAGAGAGTTCCAATTGAATAGAAAATTGCCATTAGCGTGTGCAATGAAAGCTCAGAACTACATTcctaagtgtgtgtgtatatacatacatacacaaacacaactCTTCTGAGCCTCTTATTGGTTCACATAACTTAGTAAGATATGTCTGAGGGGATATAAGTGATATTCCATCTGTAGGAAAGTGTCACCAATAAAACAATCTGCAGCCTGAAAGGTTTACGGCCTTATTTTCGAGACAGGCTGTAATACCCCAGATCCCCTGTCTCATCAAGACAGAACTCAGTTTCCTTTGCTAAACAAAACCTTCTCCCTATGAACACAGCAGTTTTAATAAGCCCTATACCTATTCTGAAATACAACTGCTCGAAAGCACTTAAAGTCGTCTGTAAACAAGCGCAGGAAACTAATTATTACTCTGAAGGCAACATAATGCACAGGAGTGAAGGAAATTATCAGAACATGTACACCGAAATATAGCTTGAATATCTAGGCTGAAGTATTGTAGGTACTTTCGTGAAAGAAAATAAGCAGAACCACTGTTTTGAACACAGCATTTGTAAATCAATGCTCAAACATCTAAAGCCCTGTAGACTAAAACAGCTGCTCTGGCAAATGCAGTATAGCCATTTGGTACAGGCCATATTGCTCACAAATAAAACCCCGTGCCGTTTCCAGTTTTTTGTGGGTTATTAAATCGCCCTGGACAGCTTGGAAAGTTAACCGCACTGTGTTCAGTTTTATGatgaaggtaaaaaaaaaaaaaatcgtattATTCTACTTGAAGCTGATTTGCATAAAGCTACCAATCTGAAATCTGAGAGGAAACATTTTCCCTGACACCAAACATCCTTGTTCTGAAGAGTTATAAGCTGTTCTACACTGACCTCTAGTGTGTGAGGTgaaaaatgcacttacagttCAATAGCGACCAAATAATAAAAAGTTTTGAATACTTAATAGCTTACAAACATTATTGTATTTAAGTGTGGTAAATTaacatgtaatttatttaaaattaatatataaactgTGTATGCGCAGGAcagagtttttaaaaatgactactGGAGACAATATACAGTAGGTAACCCCAAAAATGTTTACTTCAGCAACCTTGCAGAAAAAGCTATGCAATGAATGACTTTTTAAATTACGCAGTACCTGGACAGACACCAAACTAATGAGCCAATCAATCTCTTTGCATTCATACAGTAATAACtaatattttacttattttcAGACTCTGTTGAAACAAAACAGGAACGCACAATGGATAGATTTAAGAATTTAATGTCTTTATTGCTTGACCTGCCGTTAGGACAATCTATACCAAAAGGAAAAGGGTAAAGCACACAGAGTAAATCAAATCGTACATAG includes:
- the fam20a gene encoding pseudokinase FAM20A isoform X2, translating into MWMRRDRQLMAVTLATVFAADVYFVLLPRLRERYALDAQGCPCLEVTGGNSSRADVPATPWLSNASMPPANTPEALGVTSISSETGGEERAPKLERLFTHPLYNFQSPNLGEEGVLLQPEELMSHYRRKVSRWERHQRYYNEAAAASNISLLRHEVTFDPEASWLKFHLGINRYALYARDEPSIDQLLQDMHSAAIIGADYTQDEKALRGVCDCSQVVKPSGHHLKLALKLQDFGKAMFKPMRQAREQETPEDFFYFVDLQRHNAEIAAFHLDRILDFRRVPPVAGRLINVTKEILYTTHNEELKSVFFTSPANNTCFFAKCLYMCKTEYAVCGSPDALEGSMSAYLPSLSIAPRLAIPNPWTRSYTFTGKEEWEVNPFFCDSIKQLYPYNSGNRLLNIIDMAIFDFLIGNMDRHHYEIFTKFGDDSLLLHIDNARGCVGLGNIPTTKCQYWPH
- the fam20a gene encoding pseudokinase FAM20A isoform X1, which translates into the protein MWMRRDRQLMAVTLATVFAADVYFVLLPRLRERYALDAQGCPCLEVTGGNSSRADVPATPWLSNASMPPANTPEALGVTSISSETGGEERAPKLERLFTHPLYNFQSPNLGEEGVLLQPEELMSHYRRKVSRWERHQRYYNEAAAASNISLLRHEVTFDPEASWLKFHLGINRYALYARDEPSIDQLLQDMHSAAIIGADYTQDEKALRGVCDCSQVVKPSGHHLKLALKLQDFGKAMFKPMRQAREQETPEDFFYFVDLQRHNAEIAAFHLDRILDFRRVPPVAGRLINVTKEILYTTHNEELKSVFFTSPANNTCFFAKCLYMCKTEYAVCGSPDALEGSMSAYLPSLSIAPRLAIPNPWTRSYTFTGKEEWEVNPFFCDSIKQLYPYNSGNRLLNIIDMAIFDFLIGNMDRHHYEIFTKFGDDSLLLHIDNARGFGKHSHDEMSILAPLTQCCIIKRSTLQRLRLLSEDDYRLSDVMRESLGRDALLSILTEPHLQALDRRLRRILQAVRTCIRKLGETQVVAVDFVESHGGTVTPSDMR